The Vicinamibacterales bacterium genome includes the window GGTGCCGCCCCCGTTCGGCGGCAAGTACCGCCAGATCATGGTCTACGTCGATCCCGACAAGCTGCAGGCGTACCAGATGAGCCCGATGGACGTGGTCCGCGCGGTGAACAACGCGAATCTGATCCTGCCGTCGGGCGACGTCAAGATCGGCCCGTTCGACTACACCATCTTCACCAACAGCCAGTTCCGCGACATCGACGACATCAACCGCATTCCGCTGAAGAGCGACGGTCCGGCGATCGTCACGGTCGGCGACATCGGCAGGGCGCTCGACGCGAACCAGATCCAGAACAACGTCGTCCGCGTCGACGGCCAGAACTCGGCCTACCTGCCGGTGATGAAGCAGGGGGGCGACACCAACACCATCGCGGTCGTCGACGGCGTCAAGGCGGTGGTCGACACTCTCGTCGACACGCCGCCGCAGCTGCGGGCAGACGTCGTGTTCGATCAGTCGCTGTTCGTCAAGCGCGCGATCGAGACGCTGCTGGACGAAGGCGGGATCGGGCTGGCGCTGACCGGGCTGATGGTGCTGGTGTTCCTCGGCAGTTTCCGTGCGACCGCCGGCGTGTTCCTGGCGATCCCGCTCTCGGTGCTGGCAGCGATCGTTGTCCTGTATGCCGGCGGCGCCTCGATCAACACGATGATCCTCGCCGGCTTCGCGCTGGTGTTCTCGCGGCTCATCGACAACGCGGTGATCGTCCTCGAGAACATCTACCGCCACCTCGAGCTGGGGGAGACGCCGGCTGTGGCGGCCGAACGCGGCGGCGACGAGGTGTCGATGGCGGTGCTCGCCGCGACCCTCACCAGTTCGGTGGTGTTTTTCCCGGTGATGTTCCTCTACGGCGTCAGTCGCTTCCTGTTTTCGGCGCTGGCGCTGGCGGTCGTGCTCGCGCTGTTCGCGTCGTACTTCGTGGCGCTGACGGTCGTGCCGCTTTTCTGCGCGCGCTTCATGAAGGCGCCCTCGCACTCGCATCATCACCCGGGTCATCCGGAATTCGACAGCGGCGCCGAAGAAGGGATCGTCGGTACGGTTCCCGACGACGAGAACCGGCGGATGCCGATCGCGCAACCGAGTCTGTCGCGCATGGAGCGCTTCAACCGGGGGTTCAGCCACGGATTCGAGGCGCTGCTCGGCTGGTACGAAGGACGGGTCCGCGTCTCGCTGCGGCGGCCGGCGCTGGTGCTCGTCGCCGTGCTGGTCTTCTGCGCGTCGGCGCTGATGCTCTCGCCGCTGCTCGGCCTGTCGTTCTTCCCGCGCACCGACGCCGGGCAGTTCATGATCAACATGAAGGCCCCGTCCGGCACCCGCATCGAAGTGACGTCGGGCCAGGTCGCCGAAGTCGAGGCCATCGTCAAGCGCATCGTCGATCCCGCCGACCTGGAGCTGGTGGTCGCCAACATCGGTGTGCAGCCGGGCTTCTCGTCGATCTACACCAGCAACGCCGGGCCCCACACCGCGACGGTGCAGGTGGCGCTTCGGGAGAAGCACCGGATCGGCAGCTATCAGTACATCGCGCGCGTTCGCCAGGCGATGGCCCAGGAGCTGCCGGACATCAGCGCGTTCTTCAGCTCCGGCGGGATGGTCGACGCGATTCTCAATCAGGGACTGCCGGCGCCGATCGACGTGCAGCTGAGCGGCTCGAATCTCGAGCTGGTGCACGCGACGGCGGCGGACCTCGCCGGTGAGCTGCGGTCGGTCGCCGGGGTCAGCGACGCCTTCGTCCCGCAGGACGTCGACTATCCCTCGCTGCGCCTCGACGTCGATCGGGCCCGCGCCGCGATGCTGGGGCTGAACCAGCGCGAGGTCGTCGGCAACGTCATCACCGCGCTGACCTCGAACCAGATGATCGCGCCGAGCTACTGGGTCGACCCCAAGAGCGGGAACGACTACCTGCTGACCGTGCAATACCCGGAGGATCGCATCCACACCCTGCTCGATCTGCGGGGCATTCCGCTGCACGCCGAGAAGATCCGCAACCCGACGACGCTCGACGCGGTGACGACGGTGACGCCGCTCAAGTCGCCGACCGAGATCGACCACTACCAGATCCGCCGGGTGGTCGACATCTACGTCAACCCTGCGGGAGAGGACCTCGGCGGAGTCGCCAAAGGCGTGCGCGCCGCGATCGCGCGCCTGCACCTGCCGGCGGGGGTCAAGGTCGACCTGCGCGGCATGGTGCAGGGGATGGAGGCAAGCTTCACGAGCTTCGCCGGCGGCCTGTCGCTGGCGCTGGTCCTCCTCTACCTGATTCTCGTCGCCCAGTTCCGGTCGGTCGTCGATCCGCTGCTCATCCTGCTCGCCGTGCCGACCGGCCTCGCCGGCGTCGTCATCGCGCTCCTGCTCACCGCGACGACGCTGAACGTGCAGTCGCTGATGGGGGTGCTGATGATGGTCGGCATGGTCGTGTCGAACAGCATCCTGATCGTCGAATTCACGCACCGGCTCGAGCAGGACGGCGAGCCGCTCGTCGACGCGGTCGTCAGCTCGTGCCGGATCCGGCTGCGGCCGATCCTGATGACGTCGCTGGCGACAGTGTTCGGGTTGATCCCGATGGCGCTCAAACTCGGGACCGGCAGCGAAGCCTACGCGCCGCTGGCCCGCGCGATCATCGGCGGGCTGCTCGTCTCGGTCGCGATGACGGTGGTCGTCGTGCCGGCCGCCTACCTGTTGGTCTACCGCAGGGTGCGTCATGCATAGGAGGGCTGTCGCCTTTGCGGCGCTCGCCTGGTGCGCGGTGCCGTTCCAGGCCGCCGCCCAGAATCCGTCTACGCCGCGCACGTTGACCCTGCCCGACGCCGAACAGCTCGCGCTCCAGCGCCACCCGACGATCAAGGTCGGCGAAGCGGCGGCGCTCGCGGCGCACGAGATGGTGCACGAGGCGCGGTCGGCCTATCTGCCGACGGCGGTCGGCGCCGTGACTGCGGCCGACGCGTCGGCCGAGTCGACCCGCATCGCCGCCGGCGGCCTGAACAACCCGACGGTGTTCGATCGCCTGGCGACGGGCGTGGCGGTGTCGCAGCTGGTGACCGACTTCGGTCGTACGCATGATCTCGTCCAAAGCACGACGCTCAGCGCCGAATCGCGCGACCGGGAGACCGACGCGCGTCGCGCCGACGTGTTGCTGGTCGTCGATCGGAGTTACTTCGACGCCCTGCGGGCCCAGGCGGTGCTCCGCGTGGCGGAAGAGACGGTGACGACCCGCCAGACGGTCGCCGACCAGATCCAGGCGCTCGCCGACAGCAACCTGAAGTCGAGTCTCGACGTCAGCTTCGCGCGGGTCAATCTGGGGGAGGCGCAGCTGCTGCGGGTGCAGGCGCAGAACGACTTGGCCTCGGCGCAGGCGGCGCTCTCCGCTGCGGTCGGCGACCCGGTGTCGTCGAGCTATCTGCTCGTCGACGAAGGAGACCTGTCGCCGCCGCCGGACGACAGCGCCGCGCTCGTGGCGGAAGCGCTCCGGAGTCGTCCCGACGTGGCCGCGCGCCGGCTGGCCGCCGATGCCGCGACCAAGTTCGCCGAGGCGGAGCGGGCGTTGTGGATGCCGTCGCTGGCGGCGGTCGGGGTGGCCGGCGTCACGCCCTATCACGCAAACGGCATCACCGACCACTACGCGGCCGCCGGCGTGAACCTGACGGTGCCGCTGAGCAACGGCGGCCTCTTCAACGCGCGGCACGCCGAAGCAGCGTTCCGCGCGGAGGCGCTGCAGGAGAGCGCGCGCGAGCTCGAGAACGGCATCGCCCGCGACGTGACCATCGCCTGGCTCGCCACGCGGACGGCCTTCCAGCGCCTCGACCTGACCCGGGCGCTGCTGGCGCAGGCCTCCGATGCCCTCGAGCTCGCGCAATCGCGATACAACCTGGGCCTGACCTCGATCGTCGAGCTGACCCAGGCGCAGCTGAACAAGACCTCGGCCGAGATCGCGCAGTCCAGCGCGCGATACGACTACCGGGCCCGCCTGGCGGCGCTGCGCTACACGACCGGCACCCTGAAGTGACGATGGCCCGATGTGTGAACGAACGCCCCATCCCGCCTGCATGTTTCAGGCGTGTTAACTCGCCTCCCCTGCCGTCGCGTTTACACCAATGTTGCATATGATGGCGGCGACGAAAGGGGTGGATTTTGGCGTTCAGGCTGATCCCGAAGGAAGAGCGGTTCTACGACGACTTCACCGCGATGGCCGAGCAGATTCGCGTCGGCGCGGATCTGCTCGACCAGATGCTGCGTCCGGACCGTCCGCTCTGGGACAAGGCCGATGAGATCAAGGAGATCGAGCACAAGTGCGATTTCTTGACCCACGAGATCATCCAGCGCCTCAACCGCACGTTCGTGACGCCGCTCGACCGCGAAGACATCCACACCCTGGCGCGCTCGCTCGACGACGTGATGGACGCGATCGACGCTTCGGCGACCATCCTGCGCCTCTATCAGATCGAGGCCGTGCGCCCCGGCGCGCGTGAGCTGGCGCACCTGGTGCGCGAGTCGGCGCAGCAGGTCGTCGGCGCCATCAAGGCGCTCGAAGGGCGGAAGGGGGTCGCCGAGTGCGCCGTCGAGATCAACCGCCTCGAGAACGAGGCCGACCGCGCGCACCAGGCCGCCGTGCAGTCGCTGTTCAAAGAGGAGAAGGACGCGGTGGTGATCATGAAGTGGAAGGAGATCTTCGACTTCCTCGAGCAGGCGACCGACCGCTGTGAAGACGTCGCGAACGTGCTCGAAGGCGTGGTGGTGAAGCACGCGTGAGTGTCGACGCCAATCTGTTCGCGGTCGGCGGCCTGATCCTGGTCGCCCTCTGTTTCGACTACATCAACGGCTTCCACGACGCGGCGAATTCGATCGCCACCGTGGTGTCGACCCGGGTGCTGTCGCCGGGCAAGGCGGTCATCTGGGCGGCGTTCTTCAACTTCGCCGCGGCCTTCCTGTTCGGCACCGCCGTCGCGAAGACGGTCGGTTCCGGGATGGTCGAATTGCGGGTGGTCACGTTCACGGTGATCTACGCCGGCCTGCTCGGGGCGATCGTCTGGGATCTCATCACCTGGTATTACGGTCTGCCGACCAGTTCGTCGCACGCGCTGTTCGGCGGCTACGCCGGCGCGGCCGTCGCCAAGGCGGGCTTCGGCGCGATCATCCTCAGCGGCTGGTACAAGACCCTCATCTTCATCGTCATCTCTCCGCTGGTCGGGCTGATCGTCGGGCTGGGCGTGATGGTCTCGATCTTCTGGATCTTCCGTAACTTCCGCCCGGGCCGCGTCGATCATTGGTTCCGGCGTCTGCAGCTGCTGTCGGCCGCCGCGTTCTCGCTGATGCACGGCGCCAACGACGCGCAGAAGACGATGGGCATCATCGCCGGTGCGCTGGTGACCGGCGGCTATCTGCAGCTGGAGAACGGGCAGCTGCCGATTCCGCGGCTCGTCGAGCTCGCCGCCTACTCGGCGATCGGCCTCGGGACGCTGACCGGCGGCTGGCGCATCATCCACACGATGGGGTCTAAGATCACCAAGCTGCAGCCGATGGGCGGCTTCGCCGCCGAGACCGGCGCGGCGGTCGCGATTTTCATCGCCACGCAGTTCGGCGTCGGCGTCAGCTCGACCCACACGATCACCGGCGCGATCGTCGGCGTCGGGGCGACGCGGCGGCTGTCGGCGGTGCGCTGGGGCGTCGCCGGCCAGATCGTCTGGGCGTGGGTGCTGACGATCCCGACCGCCGCGTTGATCGGCGCGGCGATGTACTACCTCTTCGCGCTGGCGGGCTTCCGCTAGACGGCTACCCGCCGGCCGGCAGGTCGATTGTGAAGACTGCGCCGTGCGGCGCGGCGTTGGCGGCGCTGATCGTGCCGCCGTGCAGTCCCACCAGGTGGCGCACGATCGACAGTCCGAGGCCGGTGCCGCCGGGATCGCGCCCGTCGCGGGTTCGCGCCTTGTCGACGCGGTAGAACCGCTCGAAGACGCGCTGCAGATCGGCCGGCGGAATGCCCGGGCCCTCGTCGGCGAGCCGCAGGCGCAGGCGGCCCGCGGCCGCTGTCACCGTCACGGTGATGCGTCCACCGTCGGGCGAATAGTTCGCCGCGTTCTCGATCAGGTTGCGCAGCACGTCCTGCAGCTTGTGGGGATCGCCGTTCACGGTCGTGGCCGCCGGGTCGATCGCTCGCTCGAGCCGGAGATGCTTGCCGGCGAGCACCGAGGCCAGATCGGCTTCCACCGCCGTCACCAGTCCATCGACCGAGCAGGGGAGCCGATCGACGGTCTCCTGTCCGGCCTCGATCCGCGCCAGGCGGAGGAGATCGCGGACCAGACGCTCCATGCGCAGCGTGTGGCGGCTGATGATCTCGAGGAATGTCCGGCTCTCCTCGGGCGTCGCGTCGGCGAGCGCCTCGACGTAGCCGCGGATCGCGGTCAACGGCGTGCGCAGCTCGTGCGACACGTTGGCGACGAAGTCGCGGCGGATACGGTCGGTGCGGCGCAGGTCGCTGATGTCGTGGAACACGACGACCGCGGCGCGGCCGGCGGCGACGTTGACCGGCGCCGTGCGGGCGATCATCGTCTGCGACTCG containing:
- a CDS encoding inorganic phosphate transporter; its protein translation is MSVDANLFAVGGLILVALCFDYINGFHDAANSIATVVSTRVLSPGKAVIWAAFFNFAAAFLFGTAVAKTVGSGMVELRVVTFTVIYAGLLGAIVWDLITWYYGLPTSSSHALFGGYAGAAVAKAGFGAIILSGWYKTLIFIVISPLVGLIVGLGVMVSIFWIFRNFRPGRVDHWFRRLQLLSAAAFSLMHGANDAQKTMGIIAGALVTGGYLQLENGQLPIPRLVELAAYSAIGLGTLTGGWRIIHTMGSKITKLQPMGGFAAETGAAVAIFIATQFGVGVSSTHTITGAIVGVGATRRLSAVRWGVAGQIVWAWVLTIPTAALIGAAMYYLFALAGFR
- a CDS encoding efflux RND transporter permease subunit; translated protein: MPRFSIKNPYFIVVACLIVSVIGLTSLLRMPVDLFPTINIPQVVVATFYSGMPPEQIETDITGRFERFFTLGAGIDHMESRSLPGTSIIKVFFQPGTNADSDVTEISNLAMADLRRLPPGTLPPIVQKFDASSLPVCLITLRGEGLTETQLRDLGQFTIRNQLAAVPGASVPPPFGGKYRQIMVYVDPDKLQAYQMSPMDVVRAVNNANLILPSGDVKIGPFDYTIFTNSQFRDIDDINRIPLKSDGPAIVTVGDIGRALDANQIQNNVVRVDGQNSAYLPVMKQGGDTNTIAVVDGVKAVVDTLVDTPPQLRADVVFDQSLFVKRAIETLLDEGGIGLALTGLMVLVFLGSFRATAGVFLAIPLSVLAAIVVLYAGGASINTMILAGFALVFSRLIDNAVIVLENIYRHLELGETPAVAAERGGDEVSMAVLAATLTSSVVFFPVMFLYGVSRFLFSALALAVVLALFASYFVALTVVPLFCARFMKAPSHSHHHPGHPEFDSGAEEGIVGTVPDDENRRMPIAQPSLSRMERFNRGFSHGFEALLGWYEGRVRVSLRRPALVLVAVLVFCASALMLSPLLGLSFFPRTDAGQFMINMKAPSGTRIEVTSGQVAEVEAIVKRIVDPADLELVVANIGVQPGFSSIYTSNAGPHTATVQVALREKHRIGSYQYIARVRQAMAQELPDISAFFSSGGMVDAILNQGLPAPIDVQLSGSNLELVHATAADLAGELRSVAGVSDAFVPQDVDYPSLRLDVDRARAAMLGLNQREVVGNVITALTSNQMIAPSYWVDPKSGNDYLLTVQYPEDRIHTLLDLRGIPLHAEKIRNPTTLDAVTTVTPLKSPTEIDHYQIRRVVDIYVNPAGEDLGGVAKGVRAAIARLHLPAGVKVDLRGMVQGMEASFTSFAGGLSLALVLLYLILVAQFRSVVDPLLILLAVPTGLAGVVIALLLTATTLNVQSLMGVLMMVGMVVSNSILIVEFTHRLEQDGEPLVDAVVSSCRIRLRPILMTSLATVFGLIPMALKLGTGSEAYAPLARAIIGGLLVSVAMTVVVVPAAYLLVYRRVRHA
- a CDS encoding TolC family protein produces the protein MHRRAVAFAALAWCAVPFQAAAQNPSTPRTLTLPDAEQLALQRHPTIKVGEAAALAAHEMVHEARSAYLPTAVGAVTAADASAESTRIAAGGLNNPTVFDRLATGVAVSQLVTDFGRTHDLVQSTTLSAESRDRETDARRADVLLVVDRSYFDALRAQAVLRVAEETVTTRQTVADQIQALADSNLKSSLDVSFARVNLGEAQLLRVQAQNDLASAQAALSAAVGDPVSSSYLLVDEGDLSPPPDDSAALVAEALRSRPDVAARRLAADAATKFAEAERALWMPSLAAVGVAGVTPYHANGITDHYAAAGVNLTVPLSNGGLFNARHAEAAFRAEALQESARELENGIARDVTIAWLATRTAFQRLDLTRALLAQASDALELAQSRYNLGLTSIVELTQAQLNKTSAEIAQSSARYDYRARLAALRYTTGTLK
- a CDS encoding ATP-binding protein — encoded protein: MTFAGRLAAGGTVAAAAGVATALAIAAFAAPRLPAAWHTQRAALAFAGGMVAASAVFAAVLAPVRRRMRHLDERARRYASGDFARLLPDYGTDEIGTISGNLDALARDVAARLARLSADSARLEAILSGMVEGVLVVNEHGRLQLANDAARRMLHLDDAIAGRSYPEIVRHPAVAGQIAAALAGQPVTSVELTGVADESQTMIARTAPVNVAAGRAAVVVFHDISDLRRTDRIRRDFVANVSHELRTPLTAIRGYVEALADATPEESRTFLEIISRHTLRMERLVRDLLRLARIEAGQETVDRLPCSVDGLVTAVEADLASVLAGKHLRLERAIDPAATTVNGDPHKLQDVLRNLIENAANYSPDGGRITVTVTAAAGRLRLRLADEGPGIPPADLQRVFERFYRVDKARTRDGRDPGGTGLGLSIVRHLVGLHGGTISAANAAPHGAVFTIDLPAGG
- a CDS encoding DUF47 family protein, with the protein product MAFRLIPKEERFYDDFTAMAEQIRVGADLLDQMLRPDRPLWDKADEIKEIEHKCDFLTHEIIQRLNRTFVTPLDREDIHTLARSLDDVMDAIDASATILRLYQIEAVRPGARELAHLVRESAQQVVGAIKALEGRKGVAECAVEINRLENEADRAHQAAVQSLFKEEKDAVVIMKWKEIFDFLEQATDRCEDVANVLEGVVVKHA